The Sandaracinus amylolyticus genomic interval CCGTGGCGCGCGTCGCGTCGGCGTGGCGAGCTCCCGCAGCGCGGCGATCACGTCGTCACGATCGTGCTGGTGCAGTGCTGACGAGCGCGAGCGCAGCGAGCGCGATGCCGAGCGGGAGCGGGACGCTCGATGCGACATCCGCCGCGGCGAGCGCGAGCGCGAAGCGCGCCGGCCACGCGAGCTCCGCGCGCAGGACGTCGCCCGCGCGACCGCGCGACGCTGCGAGACCGGCGAGCAGCGCGACGAGGAGCGGGTCGACGAACCATCGGCCGCGACGAGGAGCGCGCTCGCGAGCGCCGCGACGCCTCCCACGACGCGAGCCACGCCGCGGCGCCGAGCGTGAGCGGGAGCGCGACGTCGGCCGACGCGCGCTGCGCACCGACCGCGAGCACGACCGCGGCGAGCGCGCCCGCTCTGCGCGACCACGGTCCCACGTCCCCTCCCGCGGAAGCGCCAAGTGAACGCTTATCGCAAAGCTAGAGACGGCGTCAACGTCAGGTCTTCTCGCCGCGGATGCGCGCGCGCAGGGCCTCGAGCTCGCGCTCGATCTGCTCGTCTCGCGACGGCGCCTTCGGCGACGTGCTCGCTGCCTCGCGGCGCTCCGGGCCGATCGCCTCGAGCCCTTCGGGGAGCCCGGCGATCGCACGGCGCGACGCAGGATCGCGCACGATGCGCTGCACGCTCGCGGCGACGCGCTCGGCGGCTCGGTCGATCTCCAGCGCGGCGAGCGCGGCGCGCGCGCGATCGATCGAGGCGCGCGAGCACGCGTCGTCGATCGCCACCGCGAGCGTCGCATCGTTCACGACCGTCGTCGCGAGCCCCTCGCTCGCGAGGGCGCGCGCGGTGAAGAGATCCGCAGGGCGCGGCGGCGCGAGGATCGGCGCGGCGCCGTGCGCGAAGGCGCGCGCGAGCTCGGGGCCGTCGAGCCGCGCGAGGACGCGATCGGCGGCAGTCCACGCGAGGGGCGCGGTCTCGCCATCGGCGAACATGTGCGCAGGGAACGAGACGCGACGGCGCAGCGCGCGCGCAGCCTCGACGTCCTCGCCGACGTCGAACGCGACGCGCACACCTTCGCGGACGAGCGCGAGCTGCAGGAGCAGCGCGGTGAGATCGTCCCCGATCACCTGCGTCGGCACGATGACGAGCGGCGCGTCCGCATCGATCCCGAGCGCGGTGCGCGCCGCGTCACGATCGCGCTCGCCACGCGGCGCGATCCACGACGCGACCTCGACCCGCGCGCGCGGAGCGCCGAGCGCGATCACCGGATCGACGAGCGACGCGTGCGCGACCAGCACGTGATGCGCGCTCGCGATCGCGTCCTCCCAGCGCGGATCGAGCCAGCCGATCCATGCGAGGCGCAGCGGGACGTTCGCCTCGTGCGCGCGCGCCAGCGACTCGGGGTCGAGCGCGATCGCGGCGCTCGCTCCGTCGACGTCGCGGCGCGGCTCGAGCGCGGGCAGCGCGATCGGCGCGGCGCTCGGCTGCGGCGTGTCCGCCTCGGAGAGCGCATCCGCGAGCGCGTCCGCGATCGCACGCAGGAACGGTCCACGCCCCGACTCGAGCACGGCGATCATCGTGGGCTCTCCTCGTCGTCGTCGTCTTCTTCGTCTTCGTCGCGCTCGGGAGGCACCGGCGCGTCCGGCGACGTCGGCAGCGTCGGGCCCGCGTCCTCCGCGATCGGCGCGGCGTCCGAGGGCGTCGCCGCCGCGACCGGGATCACCGGCGCGATCTCCTGCGCGATGTCGGGCACGGACGCGATCGGCGCGGGAGGCTCGCCGATCGGCGCCTCGGTGCGCTGCACGACCTCGGCGACGCGCTCCACGCCCGCGCCCTCGAGGTAGAGCGGCGACTGCTTGTACCAACGCAGCCCGCGCACGACGAAGATCTTCACGACCGCCGCGGCGGGCACCGCGAGCAGCACGCCGAGGAAGCCGAAGAGCTCGCCGCCGACCATCAACGCGACGAGCACCCACACCGCGGGCAGCCCGACCTTGTCGCCGACGACGCGCGGCACGATCACGAAGCCCTCGAGGCCCTGGCACACGAGGTACGCGACCACGACGAGCGCGGGCTTCGTCCAGTCGGTCCAGTCGACGAGGCACATCAGGAGCGCCATGCCGAGCGCCGAGCCGCCGCCGACGTACGGGATGAACGCGAGCAGGCCCGCGACGAGCCCGATCGGCACCGCGAGCCGCACCCCGACGAGCGAGTACGCGCCCGCGTAGAGCACGCCCATCGCGAGCATCACGAGGAGCTGACCGCGCACGAACTGCCCGAGCACCGCGTCGATCTCGCTCGCGACCTCGACGACCCACGGACGGATGCGCGGCGGCACGAGCTCGCGCGCGCCGACCGTCATGCGATCGAAGTCGTAGAGCAGATAGAACGCGAGCACGGGCACGATGAGCGCGCTCGCGAGCGCGCCGAGCGCCGATGCCGTGCCCCCGAGCACGAAGCGGAGCGCGGCCTGCGCGGGCGCGGCGGCGTGGCTCGCGAGCTCGCTCGGATCGAGCTCGAACTGCGTGAGCGCCTCGTCGACGTCGTGCGGCACCGGGATGCCGCGCGCCGTGAGCCAGGGCTCGATGCGCGCGAGCAGCTCCTGCATCTCGCCCGGGAGCTCCGTCACGAAGTGGATGACCTCGCGCACCATTCCGGGCAGCACGAGCAGCGTGAACACGACCATCACCGCGGCGACGATCGCGAGCACCAGCGTGATCGCGGCGCCGCGCGGCACGCCGCGCGACTCGAAGCGATCGACGAGCGGATCGAGCAGGTACGCGATGCCGAACGAGAGCGCGATCGGCGTGAGCACGCCGCGCAGCAGGTACACCGTGCCGCCGACCGCGAGCAGACCGAGCAGCACCACGAGCCACCGCGGGAACATCGCGGTCCTCGCCGCGCGCCCGCTCCCGTCCGTCCCCGCCATCGCGTCTGCTTCTACCAAATCCGCGCTCGCAAGGCGCGTGCGGGCTCGTTTACGCTCTCCACCAACACCGGAACGTTGCAGCGGAGACTGCAACGCAGAGAGGCTCGATGCTGCGTCTCGATTTCTACGTCCAGCACCTCGTCCGTCACAACGCGCGCGAGGTGATGCTCGCGTCGGGCGAGCCTGTGCGCTTCCGGTTCGCGGAGGGCGAGCGCGCGTCGAACACCGCGATCGAGCACGCGCAGGTCGTGCAGCTGGTGCAGGAAGCGGCGCCGCCCGCATCGATCGACGAGCTGCGACGCACGCGGAGGACGTCGTTCCAGCACGCCGCGACCGGTGGGATCCTCGTGCGCGTCGAGGTCGACGCCGCGCAGGCGGCGGAGTGGCGCGTCGTGGTGCGCCCCGAGGACGACGGGGGCGCGATCGAGCTCGACGGAGTGGGTGTGCGACCGCCGCCGCGAGGAGGCGTGGAGCGCATCACGGCGGAGCGCCCGGTCGTGGAGAAGGCGGCCGTCGTGGAGAAGGCGACGATGGCGCAGTCGCCCGCCGCGCGGATGGGCGCGCCGCGTCCGGCGCCCGTCGCGAGCGAGCCCAAGAGCGATCCGAAGAGCGGCGAGATCCGCATCGAGCCGGGGCACTCGAGGAACGCGATGAACGCGTCGGGCAAGCGCGTCGACGCGGTGCTCGGCGAGCCGAAGATCAATCACTTGCTGCGCATGATGGTCGCGTGCGGCGCGAGCGATCTGCACCTCTCGAGCGAGGTGGTGCCGATGGTGCGACGCCACGGCGAGATGACGCCGCTCTTCGATCGCGCGCCGATCGAGGACCGCGAGATGCGCGAGCTCCTGCTCGAGATCGCACCGGCGCGGAACAAGGAGGAGTTCGGCGCGAAGAACGACACCGACTTCGCGCACACGATCGAAGAGGTCGCGCGCTTCCGCGCGAACTACTTCATGGATCGCAAGGGGATGGGCGCGGTGTTCCGCCAGATCCCGTTCGACATCCTGCCGCCCGAGAAGCTCGGCCTGCCGCCGAAGGTGCTCGAGCTCTGTCATCTGTCGAAGGGCCTCGTGCTCGTCACCGGGCCGACCGGGAGCGGCAAGTCGACGACGCTCGCGACGCTGATCGACGTGATCAACAGCACGCGCAGCGATCACATCATCACGATCGAGGATCCGATCGAGTTCGTGCACCCGAACAAGATGTGCCTCGTGAACCAGCGCGAGGTCGGCGTGCACACGGGGAGCTTCAAGAACGCGCTGCGCGCGGCGCTGCGCGAGGATCCCGACATCGTGCTGGTGGGCGAGCTGCGCGACCTCGAGACGATCTCGATCGCGATCGAGACGGCCGAGACGGGGCACCTCGTGTTCGGCACGCTGCACACGACGAGCGCGCCGAGCACGGTGGACCGCATCATCGATCAGTTCCCCGCGGACCGTCAGGCGCAGATCCGCACGATGCTCAGCGAGTCGCTGCGCGGCGTGATCGCGCAGATGCTGTGCAAGAAGAAGGGCGGCGGGCGCGTCGCGGCGTACGAGGTGATGATCGCGAACCCCGCGGTGTCGAACCTCATCCGCGAGGGCAAGACGTTCCAGCTGAAGAGCGTCATGCAGACGGGGCGCAACCTCGGCATGCAGACGATGAACGATCACCTGATCGAGCTCGTGAAGGCCGAAAAGGTCGAGCCGCTCGAGGCCTACATGAAGAGCAACGACAAGCAGGTCATCAAGGACATGCTCCTCAAGGCCGGCTTCAAGCTCGACCTCGGCGGCGTCCAGGAGCATTGAGTTTCGGGAGGGGTCTTGGAAGACCCCTCCCTGAACGCTGCGCGCGGGGCCCCAGCCCCGCTTGCTCTCGTTCGCAACGCGGCGACTCGTGACGGAGCCGGCGGCGTCGGCGCGTCGGCGGCGACGCGCACGCCGTCGGCGCCTGCCGTCAGGGCACCTCGAACGTGACGCCGAGCGTGCCGCCGTAGGGCGCGGGCGCGCTCGCGACGTGCACGCCGACGCCGATCGCGACGCCGGCGATTAGCGCGGCGCCGCCGCCGAGGATCGCCCAGAAGACGGGATCCTCGAGCAAGCTCGTGTCGTCGTCGCGCGTCGGGGGCTCGACGTGCATCGTGGTCGCGAGCGGCGTGGTCGGTGCGGGGGGCTCGACGGGCGCGAGCTCGATCACGCGCTCCACGTCGGCGCCCGGTCGCACCGCGATCTCGTGACGCTGATCGACGTACCCCGGCGCGCTCACGACGACGACGTGATCACCGGGATCCGCGATCGTCGTGCGCTCGGAGCCACCCGCGAGCGGAGCGCCATCGAGCGCGACGCTCGCGTCGTCGGGCTCGACGCGCAGCGTGATGCGCGCGAGGCGCGCCTCGGCGTCGACACGCAGGCGCATCGCCTCGCGCCGATCGACCTCGTCGGCGACGGGATCGCTCGTCGCGAGGTACTCGTCGATCGCGCCGATCGCCGCGCGCAGACGCCCGAGGCGATCGAGCGCGATCGCGATGTTGAAGAGCGTGCTCGGCCGCTCGACGAGCGCGCGAGAGCGGCGGAACGCGTCGAGCGCCTCCGCCCAGCGCTCCTCTCGGCTCGCGCGGACACCCTGCTCGAACAGCGTGCGCGCCTCGAGGGCGCGCAGCTCGTCCGTCGACGGCGCGGTCTCGACCGTCTGCGCGCGCGCCGACGACGCCACGGCGAGCACGAGCGCGACGGTGAGCGCGCGGATCACCACTCGGTCCTCACCGAAGGCCGCTCGGTCTCCTCCTGCGACGGCGCTGCGGGCTCGCTCGGCGTCGGATCGCTGGGCGTAGGACGGCCGCGTGCGCCGCGGGGCGGCCGCGGGGTGCTCGCGCTCTGCGGCGTCGTCGCGATCGTCGGCGTCGTCACGGCGGGCGTGACCACGGTGGGCGTGGTGACGACCGACGCGTCGCTCACGATCGCGGCGCTCGCCGCGTCGATCGCCTCGTGATCACGCGCGGACGCCGTCGCGGTGCTCGGCGCCGTCGGCTCGGTGCGCGCGGTGCGCGACGACGATGCGCCGAGCGCGTACGCGACCACCGCGAGCGCCACCACGGCCACCACGATCGCGGCGTTGAAGTAGAAGCGACGGCGCGGCGGGAGCTGCACGCTCGGCGCGGGCGTGACCGACTCGTCGTCGCGTCGCGCCGCGGGCTGCGACTCGATCGTGGGCGCGCTCTCGATCGCGGATCGATCGCCGGTGCGCTCCGACGACGCGACCTGCACCTCGATCGGCGCGAGATCGCCCGTGCGCGCCGGCGGCGGCGCGCTGGGCTCGTCGGGGACCTCGTCGGGGATCGCGATGCCGAGCTGCGTCGCGGCGTCGCGCAGCGCGTCGCGCATGACGCGCGCATCGAGGAAGCGCGCCGCGGCGTCGTTCTGCATCGCGTGCTCGATGACGCGCACGAGCGGACGCGGCACGTCCGGCGCGACGCGCGAGAGCGAGGGCGGCGTGCTCGTCATGATCTTCACGAGCACGCCGGTCGCGGTCTCCGCGTCGTACGGCAGCTTCCCGCTGAGGCACTCGAAGAGCAGCACGCCGAACGACCACACGTCGCTCGCGGGACCGATCTCGCCGGAGCCCGACGCCTGCTCCGGGGACATGTAGTGCGGCGTGCCGACGATCGCGCCGGTGCGCGTGCCCGGGGTGCCGCTCGTGTCCTCGAGGATCTTCGCGATCCCGAAGTCGAGGAGCTTCGGCACCGAACGATCCCCGCGACCACGCGCCACGAACACGTTGTCGGGCTTCAGATCGCGGTGCACGAGACCTTTCGCGTGCACGTCGACGAGCGCATCGGCGACCGGCAGCACGATCGGCAGGAGCTCCTCGGGCGTCATCCGCTTGCGCCGCCGCAGCAGCGCGCCGAGCGACTCGCCCTCGAGCAGCTCGAGCACCATGTAGACGGCGCCGTCGTCCTCCTGGCCCATGTCGAGCACGTCGACGACGTGCGGATGACGCAGCGCGGCCGCGGCGCGCGCCTCGCGCAGGAAGCGGCGCACGATGTTCGGGTCCTCTGCGAGCGCGGGCCGGAGCAGCTTCACCGCGACCTGGCGCCCCGTCCACGCGTGCACGCCGGCGTAGACGGTGCCCATCCCGCCGCGACCGAGGATCGCGGACAGGTCGTACTTGCCCGCGAGGCGCGTCCCGAGGCGCTCGCGCTCGGTCAGGATCGGCATCGCGTCCGCCGCGCCAGCCACGTCGCGAGGGCGACGAAGACGAGCGCCGACGCGACCGGCGTCGGGCCCTTCCCTCGACCCGGCATCGCGCACGCGCATCCACCGTCGCTGCCCGCCTCGACCGTGCCGCCGGCGCCTGCATCGACGGCCGCGCCCGCGTCGCTCTCCGGCGCGCCCGCGTCCTCGTCGGTGCCTGCGTCGACGCCGCACCCGGCGATCGCGACGTGCTCGCAGCGCGACGCGGCGCACGCATCGGCGGTGCACACATCCCCGTCGTCGCAGGCCGCATCGCTCGCGCAGCAGCCCTCGATCGGCGTGTGCGTGCACCCGCCGTCGTCGGCGCACGCGTCCGCAGTGCACGCGTCCTCGTCGTCGCACTCGTCGGTCGGCGCGACCGGCGCGCACACGCCCGACGCGCACGCGTCGGCGCCGTTGCAGCTCGCTCCGTCGTCGCACGAGGTGCCGTCGTCGGCGTGCAGATCCAGCGGGCACGTCGTGGACGTTCCGCTGCATCGCTCCTCGACGTCGCACACGCCGACCGCCGCACGGCACACCGTCCCCGCGCTCGCGCGCGCGTCGCTCGGGCACACGCTCGACGTCCCGTCGCACGTCTCGGCGGCGTCGCACCCGCCGACCGCCGCGCGGCACGTACGCCCGCTCGCGACCGCCGCGCACACGCCGTCGGTCGCCGCGCCGGCCGCGACGCTGCACGCCTGACAATCGCTCGGACCGCCGCCGCAGAGGTTGTTGCAGCACACGCCGTCGACGCAGAACGTGCTCGTGCACTGCGATCCCGCGGTGCACGCCTCGCCATCGGCGCGCGGCTCGACGAGCTCGTACACGTACACCGCGCCCTGATCGACGGCCGTCGCGCTCGCGTCCTCCTCGGGCGCGCCGATCGCGAGCGTCGTTCCGTCGAGCGCGACGGACTGCCCGAAGCTCTCGGTGCGGACCACGCCGGTCAGGTCCGCGATCGCCGACCACGTCGTGCCCGCGCGCGTGTACGCATAGACGAAGCCCGGCGAGCGACCGAGCGACGGTCGCGTGAGCCCCGGCGCGCCGACGACCGCGATCGTTCCTTCGAGCGCGACCGACGTGCCGAGCTCCGCGTACGTCGTCCAGTCGGTCGCGGGCACCGGCAGCAGGCGCGCCTCGGCCCTCCACGCACCGCCGCTCAGCGCGAACACGTAGGCGACACCGCGGCTCGCGATCGTGCCCTCGTCGTCGTCCGCGCCCGGCGCGCCGACGATGACACGATCGCCGTCG includes:
- a CDS encoding serine/threonine-protein kinase — translated: MPILTERERLGTRLAGKYDLSAILGRGGMGTVYAGVHAWTGRQVAVKLLRPALAEDPNIVRRFLREARAAAALRHPHVVDVLDMGQEDDGAVYMVLELLEGESLGALLRRRKRMTPEELLPIVLPVADALVDVHAKGLVHRDLKPDNVFVARGRGDRSVPKLLDFGIAKILEDTSGTPGTRTGAIVGTPHYMSPEQASGSGEIGPASDVWSFGVLLFECLSGKLPYDAETATGVLVKIMTSTPPSLSRVAPDVPRPLVRVIEHAMQNDAAARFLDARVMRDALRDAATQLGIAIPDEVPDEPSAPPPARTGDLAPIEVQVASSERTGDRSAIESAPTIESQPAARRDDESVTPAPSVQLPPRRRFYFNAAIVVAVVALAVVAYALGASSSRTARTEPTAPSTATASARDHEAIDAASAAIVSDASVVTTPTVVTPAVTTPTIATTPQSASTPRPPRGARGRPTPSDPTPSEPAAPSQEETERPSVRTEW
- a CDS encoding AI-2E family transporter, translated to MAGTDGSGRAARTAMFPRWLVVLLGLLAVGGTVYLLRGVLTPIALSFGIAYLLDPLVDRFESRGVPRGAAITLVLAIVAAVMVVFTLLVLPGMVREVIHFVTELPGEMQELLARIEPWLTARGIPVPHDVDEALTQFELDPSELASHAAAPAQAALRFVLGGTASALGALASALIVPVLAFYLLYDFDRMTVGARELVPPRIRPWVVEVASEIDAVLGQFVRGQLLVMLAMGVLYAGAYSLVGVRLAVPIGLVAGLLAFIPYVGGGSALGMALLMCLVDWTDWTKPALVVVAYLVCQGLEGFVIVPRVVGDKVGLPAVWVLVALMVGGELFGFLGVLLAVPAAAVVKIFVVRGLRWYKQSPLYLEGAGVERVAEVVQRTEAPIGEPPAPIASVPDIAQEIAPVIPVAAATPSDAAPIAEDAGPTLPTSPDAPVPPERDEDEEDDDDEESPR
- a CDS encoding PEGA domain-containing protein, translating into MIRALTVALVLAVASSARAQTVETAPSTDELRALEARTLFEQGVRASREERWAEALDAFRRSRALVERPSTLFNIAIALDRLGRLRAAIGAIDEYLATSDPVADEVDRREAMRLRVDAEARLARITLRVEPDDASVALDGAPLAGGSERTTIADPGDHVVVVSAPGYVDQRHEIAVRPGADVERVIELAPVEPPAPTTPLATTMHVEPPTRDDDTSLLEDPVFWAILGGGAALIAGVAIGVGVHVASAPAPYGGTLGVTFEVP
- a CDS encoding PilT/PilU family type 4a pilus ATPase, encoding MLRLDFYVQHLVRHNAREVMLASGEPVRFRFAEGERASNTAIEHAQVVQLVQEAAPPASIDELRRTRRTSFQHAATGGILVRVEVDAAQAAEWRVVVRPEDDGGAIELDGVGVRPPPRGGVERITAERPVVEKAAVVEKATMAQSPAARMGAPRPAPVASEPKSDPKSGEIRIEPGHSRNAMNASGKRVDAVLGEPKINHLLRMMVACGASDLHLSSEVVPMVRRHGEMTPLFDRAPIEDREMRELLLEIAPARNKEEFGAKNDTDFAHTIEEVARFRANYFMDRKGMGAVFRQIPFDILPPEKLGLPPKVLELCHLSKGLVLVTGPTGSGKSTTLATLIDVINSTRSDHIITIEDPIEFVHPNKMCLVNQREVGVHTGSFKNALRAALREDPDIVLVGELRDLETISIAIETAETGHLVFGTLHTTSAPSTVDRIIDQFPADRQAQIRTMLSESLRGVIAQMLCKKKGGGRVAAYEVMIANPAVSNLIREGKTFQLKSVMQTGRNLGMQTMNDHLIELVKAEKVEPLEAYMKSNDKQVIKDMLLKAGFKLDLGGVQEH